One region of Girardinichthys multiradiatus isolate DD_20200921_A chromosome 1, DD_fGirMul_XY1, whole genome shotgun sequence genomic DNA includes:
- the tlr9 gene encoding toll-like receptor 9 translates to MHRSQAPENVLLIVTQLLIYGNTINIHFFPCDADVNSTTVDCSDRPIKDVPIIKATSVLSIDLSGTKLQTVRNHAFAGVPNLNILKIIGNCRPGQLRPPEQQGCKMEIEPYAFKCLRNLTSLHLSGNSLTSIPLLPKNLLFLDLQYNCIFNIFAPLNAPNLEILLLSKNCFYANPCNQSFYINATIFKELPKLKNLTLGYDNVTAVPKELPPSLKALDLRENAMTEVLQGAFANLTALEYLNLEWNCQRCDHAARPCFPCPQNRPLQLHPNSLYSENSSITFLSLRGNSLKTFPDGLFRPLKNLKGLDISDNLLAFAIQNGTFFGELTGLTWISLIYNYEPLKTFRKLDLSPYIGNISGLENLLLSGNFFHTISKEGFDILSQLKNLKKLELRMNFISSCNLTTLKQLPSLTAIDLSQNMLNFLPCCSVSSGTVAIGSCQNQNLYPGLFRDATPFITDREATTRSNIWLDLYHKDAFNELQSTLKVLDVSNNDFHFKMRGMGHRFEFLQNLTNLEVLSLANNGIGMRIDQRLISRSLQYLYFNGNHLDIMWNGDYNTYTHFFQNLTKLKFLDISSNNLKSVKAEVLLNLPVSLQSLCIRSNSLKNFPWQNISSLSNLCHLDLSHNSLNNLVPQEIKFGTHFSFLDLSHNHLTSIPDNFFNKAESLQNLYLSHNQIKELNHQHLPAPFQKGSSLQKLTLHENPFKCDCNTSWFAVYLRTTTVNIPYLTTRVRCEYPESQQGVILLSIDQHSCQDIYGSLAFLISSFLAVTFTALPLLKHLYGWDVWYCLQVLWAGLKGYSQLPGSDSDHHYDAFVVFDTRNPAVRDWVYNELTVNLETTGHRRFSLCLEERDWIPGLSCIDNLHSAVHSSVKTVFVLSRSANGTEMVNGVIRQAFFMVQQRLLDEKVDAAVLVLLDEMFPKLKYLQLRKRLCRKSVLSWPRNPRAQPLFWNQMRMALSSDNLRFYDNNMTESFI, encoded by the exons GCTCCGGAGAACGTTCTACTCATTGTGACTCAGCTTCTGATATACGGAAACACAATCAATATCCATTTTTTTCCATGTGACGCTGATGTGAATTCCACCACAGTGGACTGCTCTGACAGACCTATCAAGGACGTCCCAATCATTAAGGCTACTTCTGTGCTGTCAATCGATTTGAGCGGCACTAAGCTACAGACAGTGAGGAACCATGCTTTTGCGGGTGTCCCAaacctaaatattttaaaaataataggcAATTGTCGACCAGGTCAACTGAGACCCCCCGAGCAGCAAGGGTGCAAAATGGAAATTGAGCCCTATGCCTTCAAGTGCCTTAGAAATCTTACATCTCTGCATCTGTCAGGAAACAGCCTTACATCTATACCCTTATTGCCTAAAAACTTGCTGTTTCTTGATTTACAGTACAATTGTATCTTCAATATATTTGCCCCTTTAAATGCTCCAAATCTTGAGATTCTGCTACTTTCCAAGAACTGCTTTTACGCCAACCCCTGCAACCAGTCTTTTTACATAAATGCAACTATTTTTAAAGAGCTACCTAAACTCAAAAATCTTACATTAGGGTATGATAATGTAACTGCTGTCCCTAAAGAACTGCCACCCTCGCTGAAGGCACTGGATTTAAGGGAGAATGCAATGACAGAGGTCCTACAAGGAGCATTTGCCAACCTGACAGCCCTTGAGTATCTGAATTTGGAGTGGAATTGTCAGCGTTGTGACCATGCAGCGAGACCCTGCTTTCCTTGCCCACAAAATCGCCCTCTCCAACTACATCCAAACTCACTGTATTCTGAAAACAGCTCCATCACTTTTCTGAGCTTAAGGGGGAATTCTCtaaaaacatttccagatgGCCTTTTTAGACCATTAAAGAATTTAAAGGGACTGGACATTTCTGACAATCTCCTGGCATTTGCTATACAAAATGGCACCTTTTTCGGAGAGCTGACAGGCCTCACTTGGATTAGCCTTATCTATAACTATGAACCactcaagacttttagaaaactGGATCTCTCTCCATATATTGGCAACATATCTGGTCTGGAAAATCTCTTGCTAAGTGGAAACTTTTTCCATACAATTTCAAAAGAAGGTTTTGACATTCTGTCTCAactcaaaaatctaaaaaaactaGAACTGAGAATGAACTTTATTAGTTCATGCAATTTGACGACCCTGAAGCAGCTACCGTCTCTCACCGCAATAGACCTCTCCCAAAACATGCTGAATTTCCTTCCATGCTGTTCTGTATCCTCTGGAACTGTGGCAATAGGCAGCTGCCAGAACCAGAATTTGTATCCAGGTCTTTTCCGAGATGCAACTCCTTTCATAACAGACAGAGAAGCAACAACTAGAAGCAACATCTG GCTTGATCTCTATCACAAAGATGCTTTTAATGAACTTCAATCCACACTGAAAGTATTAGATGTCAGTAACAATGACTTTCACTTCAAGATGAGAGGCATGGGCCATCGTTTTGAGTTTCTACAAAATCTGACTAACCTGGAAGTACTGAGTCTGGCTAACAATGGCATCGGGATGCGGATAGATCAAAGGTTGATCAGCAGATCCTTGCAGTATCTCTACTTCAATGGTAATCATCTGGACATCATGTGGAATGGTGACTACAACACATACACCCATTTTTTTCAGAACCTAACAAAGTTGAAATTCTTGGACATCTCCAGCAATAACCTGAAGTCAGTCAAAGCAGAAGTGCTGCTTAACCTCCCAGTGAGCCTTCAGAGCCTCTGCATCAGAAGCAATTCTCTGAAGAATTTTCCTTGGCAAAACATTTCATCTCTGAGCAATTTATGTCACCTGGACCTGAGCCACAACTCCCTGAATAATTTGGTTCCGCAAGAAATAAAATTTGGaacccatttttcttttctggacCTGAGTCACAATCATCTTACCTCAATTCCTGACAATTTCTTCAACAAAGCAGAGTCTTTGCAGAATCTGTACCTCAGTCACAATCAGATCAAGGAGTTGAACCATCAGCATCTCCCTGCGCCTTTTCAAAAGGGCAGTTCCCTTCAGAAACTCACCCTGCACGAGAACCCATTTAAATGTGACTGTAATACTTCATGGTTTGCTGTATACTTGCGGACTACTACAGTAAACATTCCTTATCTGACAACCCGAGTACGCTGTGAATACCCAGAGTCTCAACAAGGTGTGATTCTTCTGTCCATAGACCAACATTCCTGCCAGGACATATATGGGAGCTTAGCCTTCCTCATCTCTTCCTTCTTAGCTGTGACATTTACTGCTCTTCCTCTGCTAAAGCATCTCTATGGCTGGGATGTGTGGTATTGCTTGCAGGTGCTCTGGGCAGGACTTAAAGGCTACTCTCAGCTGCCTGGTAGTGATTCAGATCATCACTATGATGCTTTTGTTGTGTTTGACACCAGGAATCCTGCTGTGAGGGACTGGGTGTACAATGAGCTGACTGTAAATTTGGAAACCACTGGCCACAGAAGATTTTCTCTCTGCTTGGAAGAGAGGGACTGGATACCTGGGCTTTCATGTATTGATAATCTACACAGTGCTGTCCACAGCAGTGTGAAGACAGTGTTTGTACTGTCTAGGAGTGCAAATGGAACCGAGATGGTCAATGGTGTGATCCGACAGGCTTTCTTCATGGTTCAGCAGAGGCTTCTTGATGAGAag GTTGATGCAGCTGTGCTTGTTCTGTTGGATGAAATGTTTCCGAAACTGAAGTACCTTCAATTGAGAAAGAGACTGTGCAGGAAGTCTGTGTTGTCCTGGCCGAGAAACCCAAGAGCTCAACCCCTTTTCTGGAACCAGATGAGAATGGCATTGTCATCAGATAACCTCCGATTTTATGACAATAACATGACTGAAAGTTTTATATAA